AGGCTTCATAGAATTTCTTTCGTTCAGGTCTGGAGTCGTCTTGGCCGGCAAATACCGTGTTTTGTATGAATGTTAAGATATCTTCTTTATTTTCAGCATGTTGATGGACGGCGAAGGCCATCTTACCGAACGTGTTAAAACGATCAGTAACCTGTTTATCCCGTAGGGTATATAAAATAGGCTTATCAAGATACAGATATTCTACCATAAAAGAAGCACTGTCATGAATCAGTGCGTCAGATGTTAAAAATAGATCAACATAATCAGCTTCGAAGAGCTGTGTATTATCAAGAGTATCCCACCGTTCGTAGTAGGCATCCGTTTTGGCTTTACCCCACATTTTATCATCACTCAATTTGGGTCTTAATATGGGATGGGGCTTAAAAGCAAATTGCAATTGATCTTGATACTTCTTGGCCAGTTCCAGAAAAAAGTCGGCATACAATAAAAACGACGAATAACTCAAGAAACTTTTATCATCATCAATTGTGTGGTGTGGTGCCCAAATGATTCGTTTTATCCTTCGATCCTTTATTTTCCAGGGATCATTGGACGGGTCTTTGGGTTTTAAAAATACATCTGTTCCCGCATATCCAGTAACCGTCACATTGTTCCCTTTATTAGCCGCATATTTTTCTGCAAACTTTTTATGGATAGATGTTTCGTAAAAAGCTTTCCATATTTTGTTATGAAACAGTTGGTTGTACTGCATTTCATGAAGATGGGTGATATGAAATGAGTATTGTACATAGCAAGAAAGTACATCAGGAAAATGATGAATATAGTATTCGGGTCGTGTTAATTCATGCGGATTAGTATAAAAAATAATATCAGGGTTAATTGCTTGCCTGATGTCCATCCACTCTCCTGTTTCTTCGTTCAAGCTTTTTACAACCCGATAACCTTTTGAAACAAACATATGATAAGCGAGGTTCATATCCTCATGTAATTGTTTTTCTCCAAAAACGACATAAGGGATCACCACTATTATCGGATCAAACCGTTCATCAGCCTTCATCAATTGATATACGTGATCTAGTTTCCATACAGGGGCGTGTACAGCGAAAAAGGCAA
This Olivibacter sp. SDN3 DNA region includes the following protein-coding sequences:
- a CDS encoding CDP-glycerol glycerophosphotransferase family protein produces the protein MIVSIKNILLKRLIKKIKRRTVAVQQGAGQKQLQLLIKDQELLHKRLTEKLKRQEKIIVAFFAVHAPVWKLDHVYQLMKADERFDPIIVVIPYVVFGEKQLHEDMNLAYHMFVSKGYRVVKSLNEETGEWMDIRQAINPDIIFYTNPHELTRPEYYIHHFPDVLSCYVQYSFHITHLHEMQYNQLFHNKIWKAFYETSIHKKFAEKYAANKGNNVTVTGYAGTDVFLKPKDPSNDPWKIKDRRIKRIIWAPHHTIDDDKSFLSYSSFLLYADFFLELAKKYQDQLQFAFKPHPILRPKLSDDKMWGKAKTDAYYERWDTLDNTQLFEADYVDLFLTSDALIHDSASFMVEYLYLDKPILYTLRDKQVTDRFNTFGKMAFAVHQHAENKEDILTFIQNTVFAGQDDSRPERKKFYEAYLLPPNQQTASENIIKELYRFI